Part of the Saccharomyces mikatae IFO 1815 strain IFO1815 genome assembly, chromosome: 1 genome is shown below.
AGAAGCACCTTGTAATTATTATTCTGTCTACCCACTATCAACGGAATAAAATATAGGTAACCCAATGAACACGAAATCACTTAACTTTTATGAGCCATTCGAAATTGAAGGTCAAAAATACATCAAGATGGATGTGAAGAAAGACCTCGGTGTATATGAACCTGGATTGACACAGGAAGCATTCACGGCAAAAGATAAGTACGATTACAAGGGAATAAtagaaaatttggaaaagtacGGGCTCTGTGTAGTCCCAAATTTCATAGAACAATCCAAATGTGATCAGATATTGAAGGAGCTCGATCCTCATTTCTACAGGCACGACGCATGGCAAGGTTCGCCATTCCCGAAGGAAACTACAGTAGTATCAAGGGCCGTCCTCCACTCACCTACTATCTTGAAAGATGTTGTATCTGATAGCTTGTTCTGCGATATGGCAaaccattttttgaatgagCAGAATTATTTCTTGACCGGAAATGTCATTAGAAAGTGCTCAAGTGGTATTCAGCTAAACTCTGGTATTGTCTACAACGTTGGCCCTGGTGCTGGTGACCAAGGTTATCATCGAGAAGACCATATTCATCATACAATTCATCAAGCGTGTGACCAGTTCGAATATGGAAAGGAAACACTACTGGGAATAGGTGTTGCTTTCACAGATATGAACAAAGCTAATGGGGCTACACGTGTGATTATTGGTTCACACTTGTGGGGCCCACAAGATTCTTGTGGGAAGTTCGACAAGAGGATGCAATTTCATGTAAACGCTGCTAAGGGCGATGCCATTTTATTCTTGGGCAGCCTTTATCATGCTGCAAGTGCAAACCATACATTAGATAATAGGATTGCTGGATATTTCTTTATGTCACAGGGCTACTTGAAGCAAGAGGAAAATCTTCACTTCGGAACGGACCctaaagttttcaaagatatGCCGCTAGATACTTTGCAACTTTTGGGATTAAAAACTAGTGAGCCATATTGTGGTCACATTGATTACAAGAGTCCAGGACATCTTGCCAACCCTAGCTTGTTTGAAAACgaagttgaaaaaggatATTACGGTGAGACAATCAAGATTATTTATGATGATAAGTCCTAAAAAATTCCCATAATAACATAAAATATACGAAATAGTCCTAAATattaaaatgaaaactcttcaatttttttctttttttagatATGGATATGTATTTATAACTTTATATCATATTTACCAAATTTTATTATCGTTAACAAATTTTCTGATGTCAAAGAATACTTGCAATGCTATCTGCTCTATTTTCACCAAGGATGGATCGCTCCGCTGCTTCTTCAGCAGAGGTGGATGACTTGTTGAAAGTCAGTGACATTAATAGCGTCAGGAACTACATTGAATTAATACTCACCTGAGAGTGGTTACACTGAATGACACAGTACTGAAAATTAGATATATCTGCTTTTTCGGAATTATCATTCAGGAATATTAATTGCTACGCAAATACCAGGATCCGAGGGATTTCATAGGTTATTAAACTGCGATAAATTCAGTATCATTTGTAGAGCCACAAAAATTACATCGTGACACTCATACAGAAAATCCATGCTCTAGCGGAGATATTCGGAAAGTATGCTATTAAAATGAGATAAttgtggagtttgatgcaattgttgggattccattttttaataaggcaataatattaggtatgtagatatactagaagttctcctcagggatttaggaatccataaaagggaatctgcaattaTACCAATcctataaacattattatcatcgttttatatgttgttattcattgatcctattacattatcaattcttgcgtttcagcttccactaatttagatgaatatttctcatcatttgcgtcatcttctaacaccgtatatgataatatactagtaacgtaaatactagttagtagatgatagttaatttatattacaacataAAATTAGCGATTATAGTTGAGAACTCCTTATTATTTAAGAATTAATTCAATTATATCGGTTATAATTTGTACTATTCAATAAAGATTACTTCCGTGCGGTGAGTATTTATCACAACAATGGAAGTAAGAAATTTATAtgtattattatattacaTAAAATGCTCTCTTGTGACCGGGATATTTAGAAGAAGTAGCGTCCACAGTGGTAGTGAAACAGAATAAACTCCTGCTTTCCGTCTTAATGTCTTTGTAATGACTATCCGAGTGCTGtctgtaaaaaaaatttcaaaatagaTTGCCTGTTTTTAATATTATGATTAAAAAGTTGAGTGAAGCTATTGGTTATGCTAGATTGTTGGAGATAAGGGAGAGGTGTACAAACTATGTTATAtctgttttttatttttttttcaagtgatttcaaaataagGTTAGTGAGTATAAGATTGTGATTAAGTAATGATGAGATGGCTCCTTTATTGAGAAGCTACTTATGTATCTTTATTTAATCGATCCGTGAAATGACctgtttttgaatattattAAGTGTTCTTTGCTATATGTGTGAGAATCCATACGAAATATAATGTCAAGAAGTGTTGTATTTATATACCGGTGTCTGTTTCAAAGATAAATACGTTAAGCCAGTGCTATTGCGCAGAACATGCAAGCTTTTTTCTACTATATCAACTAACAGTCTATTTCAAAATCTATTTGGCTGCAACCATATCTAGTTGTTGCTTTTCTTGAAGGTCATGTGACCATCATGAAGGTAGCCAAGTAAGATTTCATGACAAAAGATACTGAAAGGAATCCCCGAACAGGTTGAAATTACCTAAAAAAATGGACTAAATTGGAAAGGTTTATCTGAGgattcaaatttgaacCGACTAATGATGGGAGCATGAAATTCGGTAGTCCATACAGAACTATTGGTAAATATTGCACAAATGCTTACTTAAAAACGGTAGAATAATTCCTCTTTTAGCTCACACGCTTTTGTAAAGCCTTAAACTATTCATTGCACTTGAAACATAAGTATTCATCAAGAAAGCTATATGAATGTTACATTCCTATGAAATTTTCTCACAGAAATCGAAACCTGTCGATTCAGCCAAATTTCCCCCGAATACATTCTTTCGTGAATAATTCCAAGAAATGctgagaaaataaaatatgtGAATGCTACTGAATAAACAACCGAGACAatacaaaaatattttaacaTTAAAAAACAGCAGAAGTGAAACTCTCAGAAGATTCCAAATTATTTGTTCTTTCAGGTGATATGtattatttcaaatttctgTGCTGCCTACAATATTGCTCTACCCATTTATCGCTGTTCTATTTACTCCGAGCACTCCCTTTTCTCTCTCCAGAATTTAAACAGATGTATTGACATAGTTGTTTTGCTATTAGTAGAGTTGCACTTGCTATAACATATCTTGTTATATCCATTTATTACTGTGATGCGATATTCCCAAGCGTCAACAATAAAACACGGACATTTGTCACAGTTGGAAGAATGAAGTTATTAGCAAAGGTCATTCACCAGAATACCAATGTTTGCTATCCATACTTGGGATCCTATAGTATACTAATTTATCTATGAACAAGGTAGgtctttgaaaaactagGCATATTCTTCCATGACGCTAAATGATGCCATGAAAATTTCGGAGGAATTGCAGCCGTCCCAAATAACCAAAAATTACTTGATAATCcttaaagaaaagagctATGTAAAGATAGAAATACCTTAAAAGAGACAACTAAATCCAAAAACTCAATTGAAGGATTCGATTTGGATTGGATAAGTATACCATCAAAGAGTTAGCTATGTACAGAGAATTGATGGACAAGAATCGGATAGAGACTTACTCAGCTATATACGGGCAGCCTTTGTAAAATGTAACATTCGTATCATGCGGTAGTTTGTAAATGCGTTTGCTCTGCCCTTTGCCCCATAAACATAATCAATGGATCAACATATAAACCACAGGCTATCACAAACCTTTAAACACCCGTACCTGTAATTACAACAATCTTTGATACATTCGAATTTACCAAGGAAGTAGAGTAAACGGTATAATTATTTTCATACGTTCTTCCGGGAACAGAATAacgtttttctttttactcaATTTTGCTTGAAGtcgcttttcttttttaattatAAGATCCGCATAGAAACAACAGCATtatgacgcaaatgattTGAAAGGTACTTTTATTCTCCTCTAGCTATCtaaaggaaattttttaaGAATTTAAACTTCACTAGATTTATGAACCGATCAGCTCGTCAAAGATATAAAAGATACAAAAAGTGAAGACCTCGAATCCCAGAAGATAGTCTCCGCTTAAGAAGTTTCCAGGAATGATTTCACCCCGTGCTGCAATGAGACGTACAAGCCATTAGGCCTTCATGTCTAGTTTTTGTAACATAAGCTTGAATCCAAACTTACATAACGACAAGCTTTGAAATActagaattttttttttaatggtGAGAACTACGAAAAAGAATTCGGAAAAATCGTTATGGACCCATTCTCgttgaagaaggaaaagacgTAAGACTATATCGTTCAAAGGTTCTGTCTATTACACAAAAGAAGGCTGGATACTAAATTCACAGAAGTTGACAAACAGTAGAGGCTGGTCTGAGAAAGCATGGTGCCCTGTTTACCTGAGAGACGTTCaattttctaaaaaaagaaatttaatTGTTTAAGCTCACATGGCTTATCAAGaggtttttttcttttacaagCCACCCCAATTGCATACTATTCACTTAACTACTATCTTACTTCCACTGGTTCACAAGACTCCCAGGCTTCCTTGCCTTGTGGAACcagtttttttctatcGAGACGAAATTCTCCAGTCTAGTGATATTCCCTATGAGAATGGAACACAGATAAGCAAGGGAGTAGTGCTGATTAATGCGTTGAGAGTGCCAACAGAAAGAACAGAAGCCTGTTTGGGCAGGATATGTACAAGAATGaggaatttttctttgacagGGCTAATTTtgtagttttcttttgagcgAAACTTAAATAGCAttttagattcaaaaaaaatgcgtTACCTAGCCATTGAGCATTAAACTGAGCCCTTAAATTCAGGAGGCACTATCAACCCCTGCCACAGAATATTTACTAGGTATAAGTGTTTAATAGTTGCAAGAACCAAGTACATAGATGAAATTATTCAACAGAAGATTCAAAGcgtaaaataaaatatattaGCGCCATCCACTGGCCTctgtattcttttcttttctttctttttgttttttgaacaagaaaaatggtACCCGGGTATCGAAGATGTTTCATTACACAAAACCTTGGCACATGATTCAATTCACCCTAACATCAATTAACTCTATTCGAGCAACATGTGTAGCTAACTGCAGCTACCTCGTTTCTATATCGCACTCATTCTTGATTGTGGTATCTAATTTCGAATGCCTTAGTGATAGTGAACGGCATCGTAAGCTTCCACGGGTAGGTACGACTCTCAGCACATCATTGCTATTTCACTTCAGCttgggaaaaaaaactgtaACATCATCCCGCGGCAATCGTTTAGAGCATACCAATATAGGCTAAGACAATAGCTTCCGAACGAGGGtccttgaaaaagaaatatgaCAGGCACGTAAAAGGGTTCTTTCGAAGGCACATGGGCACCCCTATAACGTCGATCTTACATTGCACGCATACGAATACACATTGGCGCCGTAAAACATACCTTCATATACGAAGTTTGTGACGAATGCACCAATCGTTCAAGGACAAGTTCATTTCTATAGTTACGGTGGATAAGGTGTGATAGATGAGATATGTAGGATCTTGGGGTGAGAAAAGAGTGTCAGTCAGTGGTTCGTTTGGGCAGCACCAGCTGGTGAAGGAATTTGTATAAATAGGGCTGCTATGGTCACCCATCTGTGAATATTTCGTCCTTACCTTACTCATATGTAAGTCTATATCACCactaagaaacaaaacaaacacAATGGTCAAATTAACTTCAATTGCCGCTGGTGTCGCTGCCATTGCTGCCGGTGCCTCCGCCACCACCACTCTAGCTCAATCCGACGAAAGAGTCAACCTGGTTGAGTTGGGTGTCTACGTCTCCGATATCAGAGCTCATTTGGCCCAATATTACTTGTTCCAAGCCGCCCACCCAACTGAAACATACCCAGTCGAAGTTGCTGAAGCTGTCTTCAACTACGGTGATTTCACCACCATGTTGACCGGTATTGCCCCAGACCAAGTGACCAGAATGATCACTGGTGTGCCATGGTACTCCACCAGATTAAAGCCAGCTATCTCTAAGGCTCTATCTAAGGATGGTATCTACACTGTCGCCAAATAGAGACAGACGCCTTTACGAACGAAATTCTATAGACATTGAGTAacgaaaaaacaaaaaaagcttttttttgctgCCATGAAAACagtttattatatataaatgtatattaatattataaacCTGCCTGACAAATGCTGTGCATATACCATTAGCCGAAATACAATAGCCTCGAAACGAAATTCATTTTTGCTGCAGTGTATTATCCTGGTGTCCTTCGCACTTATAAGCAGTGTGGGCCAGATCGGTAGAGATGCATTAGTATTTGGACTCTCTTCCTAGGAAGTGAGTTGACAGTATCGGGTGACCTATATGTCTCTAACGATAAAGAGTACTGAAGTTCGGAAATGTAACTTGGCGGCAAAAAGAGGTCAAGTTTTAATACAGTCAATTCAAGAATTACAGagaataacaaaaaaaaaaggaagtaACTTTTTTATCTCATTTGAAATAATTGTTTTACGGTCAGTTCAAAGGAGATACTGCTATAAGTAATACTATTAAAACAAATCTACAAACTATAAAGCGATAAAGGTTAGACAAAACCGGCTTCTGGTGGACAAGCGGCCTTTAGCTGAATGGCAGTACAATAATCTGGCAAAGTATCATCTTTACCAAAGATGTTGACAGTTGGTGTGCTCAAAATGACTGACGCAAAATTTGGGTAGCATGATGCAACTTGAACGCCATAATCGGTAGCATTGAACAACTGGTTTGCTAAGCCAGTTACGAAAGAACTATTCGGAGCTGTATAGGCCCAGGAGTTGTACTCAATTTCACCGTTAACAGTATTGGCAAAAGGAACCATAGCATCGCCAATGGATTGGGGATTACAAGTCTTTTTGTTCGTTGTGAAGATAAGTGGAGAGAAGTTTTTTGTCTCGTTGGTACCAATGGTAGTCAACTTTGATAAGAATCTTGGTTCCTGGTCCAAATATCTTGCCCAAGCATCACCAACACTGTCAGTCAAAGTGTCAGCACCAACAAACGTGGATTGACCTAAAAATGTTCCGTTTTGACCAACGACTTTCATAACGTAGGTGCCACAGTGGGGACCATGTAGGTCATTACAAGTGACGTTAGTCAGATCAAACCTAACGGCTGCTGCAACGGAAATAAGGACAccaaagaaagtgaaaatgcTTAGAAAACTCATGATATGGTTGTTGTTTTTGGCGATAACTTGATATCTTGGACTTGCACAAAAACCATCGAAAGGCTCTTGCTCTCAATTATAAATAAACTTACAACGCTTATATAACAAtctaatttctttcaagctgtatttgttgaagaatattttcattattcttttgCAGTCGAGAAGACAGaccttgaaaatatttgtaGATTTCCAACCTCAGCGGTTATTAACATCGAGATTTTTACCCGTAGGGTGTATAGGTCTTCAAAGAATATTGTGTAGTTCAGAGGTACATGATTCGAGAAGCCAGTGCGCATGAAACTGGCACCTTCCCTTCCAAAAACAGAAGCTACAGTAATCCAGAATGACCCATTCGGGAAAAGTCTGGTGACAGCAACATTGCATGGAGGTATAACCGCATGCGTATACTGGAGCCAGAGAAACTTTAATGGGTACCtgaattttattaaagTGTGCAACACCTCTTTTAGctaatcaaagaaatgtaTTTTAAGATCTATGTACCTCAAACAAAATAGGGACCAAAAATAGTCCATGAGTTCAGAGCATAAGCAAACGGCGAATGTGCAAATACGAATATGATACTACAGATTGTTTGCCAGCATAATCGAGAAGAAAAGGCATTATGTTCTGTATAATAAACAGATTGATTGTGAGCAATTTAGCTTTATTGGTGAAGGAAATGCGCATATATACTATTGCGTCATAAAATGCACCCCTGTGTAACAATAGGTCCGAAATGGACAAAGGCGCTTTTGCCCGCCAGGTGATGAATGGATGCGTTGATAGAAGTTGTCAGCCGCATACAGAAAGACGATGCCACCTAAGCGGCCAAGTACAGTATTAAAAACGAGTACCTCTCATCATAGTAAGCACTGCTAACGTTAACTATACATAATGCTATTCGCAAAGcgaaagaaatgaaaaagagagTAATAGTAGGCTCAATCAGCACCACAACACTTCTCGTTATGTAACAGAGCTCAGATTTAAGTAGCGATTTTACATGTGTGTGTACAGTGCATTATAGATCTTATTTCTGACCATACGCTTTCGTAGCGTATAGACCGTTCTGCACAATAACATCCTGTGGACGGTAGTCATATTTCTTGGACAAGTAGCTGTTTAAGATGTTCTTTACCCCCTGAGCGTATCTTTTTTGAGCATCCAAGGAGGTGCCACTGATGTGTACAGTCATTGCATTTCCAACACGATCTTTGTTGTCCATAGACCTCCAAGGATGGTCCTTTGGCGCAGGTTGTTTGTCCCAGACATCGCCACCGTAGCCGGCCAACTTGCCAGACCTAACAGCCTCTGCAACATCTTCGGCCACGCAAATGGCACCTCTAGCGGTATTTACCAAATATGCACCATCTTTCATATGGGATATGAGCTCTCTGTTGAACAGACCCTTTGAATCCTCGTGCAACGGGCAGTTGATGGTAACAACATCGGACTGGGAAACCATGTCTTCTAATTTTTCCACTCTCTGAACAATGTCACCTCGGCCGTTGAAGAGCTTGCTGGCCTCATTCAACCTGCTGATTGCTTCCGCAGGAAGTTCCTGGTAGTCATAGTAGAGTAACTTCTTTGGATTGAACGCAACCAGTCTCTCTAGAACCCTATATCCAATTCTTCCAGCGCCCACGGTTGAGACTACTTTGTCCTCAAGATCGTATTCATTCTTGGCCACGCCAGCAATGTCCCACTCACCATTGATTGCCTGCTGGTGACCACCATTGTAGTTTCTTATCAACACCAAGATTGTGGCCATAACGTGTTCTGCAACCGAGACAACGTTGGAACCGGTGACTTCGGTGACCGTAATTTTCCTTTCATTGGCGGCCTCTAGATCAACATGGTCAGAACCGACACCAGCGGTGACACAAAGCTTCAGATTAGGTGCTTTGGCAATTCTGTTTCTCGAGATGTAGGCTGGGAAAAAAGGTGTGGTAATCACAATTTCTGCATCTTTCAATTCCCTGTCCACAGTAGAGTCCGGTTCAGGGTCCTTGTCAGTCGTAGTAATTAACTCGTATCCCTGTTCTTCAACGAACTTTCTGATACCgagttcattttcaatacaTCCCAGCAGCTTCTCTTGCTCTTCAGCATGTTTACCGCCTTCGTAAAGAACTAGCAAAATCTTTCCCTTTGGCATTTCTTGTGTGGTTATTTGTTGCAATGCACAGACACACtatttgtatatatatatatatatgtgtgtgtgtgtgtttGTTTGAACAAGACTATTAGCAGTAGAATATATGCGTAGAAACACGCTCAAGAAAACGGCAACTTCATGCCTTTTTATATGAGATTCTTGGTGActgacgatgaagaatgGTTTCCCCAACCTTAGTTGACAAACAAATAGTCCAAGAACGGTATACTCCACAAAAATTCTATCACATTTGTTATAGTATTACTAGCATGACTATTTGGCTCGGAGTTCAGCCGCCGGTTCTTTCTTAATGAGGATATATCCGAtcccaaaaaagaaagggaTTGCCATCTGCACTCCATGGCTAGAAAACAGCTCTAAAGGCTCTAAAAGCCATAGCCAAAACCAGTactaaaagaaactttGAGCGAACTTCCTTCCGAGCCTTCTCTGAGACAGTGACGAAATGCGTAATTACCGAATGCTCTATTGGCTGTCGAGAACCGTGAAAAGAGCTGCATGGTGAGATTCCTAACGAACTGCCATGGAGGACTCTATGCTGCTACGAGAAGGGCTCTCCAAACACCCGTCTTCATAAGAAATCAGGGTACGTCAATACAAATTCGGAATTGATATATGATTTTGGGCCTGCAGAGCGAACATGTGTGTAGCAGGGGACAGCATCCTAGCAATGGGTTCGTGACAAGATTCATCGCCAAATTGTCCAGAAAAAGGTTCCGAACATGAATGTTTCTTATGAAACGGTGATGCAATGCCATTGTGTTCGATCTATGTCAATGACAGGCTATAAGCTTTCTCTGGATATAGTGATACTTTAAGCGGTCGCAGTGAGCTACGTGAAAATGACTATGCTGCAGATTTTGCCAAgagaaaaactaaaaaccgaatagaaataaaaaggaaaaaaaaaacttgcGCCCCTTCAGTATCTGAGAGCTCGAGGTATTAGGTAATatagaataagaaaagaaaaaaaaaagaaaccgATGAACGCAGCTTTCGAGGAATTGTTTATCGTGGTTTAGACAGATAATGAGATTTCATCGTCAGGGCGTGTCGGCCACCATCGGTCTACTGCTCATTGTCCTGCTTGgtttttgttggaaaatATCCAGATCTTATCGAAGAGTGTCAACCGGTCTTCCACTTAACGAATCCGCGAACAAGGTTGCAGATGTACCTACTATACGATGGGACAATTACCTAGAATTTGTTAGAGACATCGATTTCGACAACAGTACGGCTATCTTCAATTCCATTCGCGCTGCTCTGAGACAATCTTCGTCTGATATCCACCCCTTGGGCGTATCGTACTTTCCTGCTGTAATTCCTAAGGGAACTTTAATGTACCATTCTGGATCGGGCGTGCCAACTACTTTTGAATGGCTAGCTATGGATTACGAATTCAGCTACTCTTTCGGCTTGAGGTCGCCAGCTTATGGAAGGAGATCGTTAGAAAGAAAGCACGGAAGGCCCGGTAATGGCACTCGTGGTAATCATCCACCACCGCCACCGCCACCAGACAAAGGAGGCCAGGGCTCACAAAAGATGCTTACTTACAGAGCGGCACGAGACCTCaacaaatttctttatcttgACGGGGCTTCTGCTGCGAAAACCGACTCAGGTGAGATGGATACGCAGCTAATGTTGTCGAATGTtatcaagaagaaactgAAGCTTccagatgatgatgaggatgaagaaaggGCGGAAAGGCTCTACGCCGCCAGAATATGCAAGTGGGGGAAGCCATTCGGGTTGGATGGCATCATCAGGGTGGAGGTGGGCTTTGAAGTTGTACTGTGCGATTTCTCTGGGGATAATGTCGAGCTCGTCTCGATTCTAGATATGGTTCATCCGAATCAGTACCTGGATCTGCCATCACCTACCGTCATATCAAAGGAAGAGGGCTGGCCTCTAGATGATAACGGAAAGCTGGTTGAAGAACAGCTGACGGATGATCAAAAGGCGATTCTCGAGAGAGAAGACGGCTGGGCGAAGATCTTGTCCAATTTCGACGCTGTTAAGAGTTTCAACTGGATAAGGGCGGGCGCAGCGCACGACGATGGGGAGAATCGGATTCATCTTGACTATCGGTACCTCGTAAGCGGAATAAACAGGACTTACATTGCTCCTGACCCCAACAACAGAAGATTACTCAACGATGGAATGACATGGGAAAAACAACTGGAGATGGTTGATGATTTAGAGAAGGCTCTGAAAGTGGGGTTTGATGCTTCTAGAAGCATGAATTGGCAAGTGGCATTGGATGAGCTTGTTGCCAAGTTTGCACCCTTGCTGAAAACTGTTAGTGCCATTCTCAACAGGACTGGCGATATTAACGAGTATGTGGCGATAAATGCAACAGCACTCACGTTGAACTTCTGTCTGCGGTTTGAGGCTGCAGATAACAACCGTGATCAGTTTGGTAGTGGAAAAGATTTTGCTATTTACCAATATGTAAGCCCATACCAGGATTTGACGACGGATGCAGACTTTCTGATCTGGTCGTCTACTGTAAGCGTTGTAAAAGAGATAGTTGATGTGGTTTACAAGGTGAACGATCTACTGGTACCGGAAGTTCAGTCATTTATGAAGGATAATAGAACTT
Proteins encoded:
- the SMKI01G0930 gene encoding uncharacterized protein; protein product: MSFLSIFTFFGVLISVAAAVRFDLTNVTCNDLHGPHCGTYVMKVVGQNGTFLGQSTFVGADTLTDSVGDAWARYLDQEPRFLSKLTTIGTNETKNFSPLIFTTNKKTCNPQSIGDAMVPFANTVNGEIEYNSWAYTAPNSSFVTGLANQLFNATDYGVQVASCYPNFASVILSTPTVNIFGKDDTLPDYCTAIQLKAACPPEAGFV
- the SMKI01G0910 gene encoding uncharacterized protein (similar to Saccharomyces cerevisiae YJR154W); its protein translation is MNTKSLNFYEPFEIEGQKYIKMDVKKDLGVYEPGLTQEAFTAKDKYDYKGIIENLEKYGLCVVPNFIEQSKCDQILKELDPHFYRHDAWQGSPFPKETTVVSRAVLHSPTILKDVVSDSLFCDMANHFLNEQNYFLTGNVIRKCSSGIQLNSGIVYNVGPGAGDQGYHREDHIHHTIHQACDQFEYGKETLLGIGVAFTDMNKANGATRVIIGSHLWGPQDSCGKFDKRMQFHVNAAKGDAILFLGSLYHAASANHTLDNRIAGYFFMSQGYLKQEENLHFGTDPKVFKDMPLDTLQLLGLKTSEPYCGHIDYKSPGHLANPSLFENEVEKGYYGETIKIIYDDKS
- the SMKI01G0920 gene encoding SRP1/TIP1 family protein, producing MVKLTSIAAGVAAIAAGASATTTLAQSDERVNLVELGVYVSDIRAHLAQYYLFQAAHPTETYPVEVAEAVFNYGDFTTMLTGIAPDQVTRMITGVPWYSTRLKPAISKALSKDGIYTVAK
- the SMKI01G0950 gene encoding uncharacterized protein produces the protein MRFHRQGVSATIGLLLIVLLGFCWKISRSYRRVSTGLPLNESANKVADVPTIRWDNYLEFVRDIDFDNSTAIFNSIRAALRQSSSDIHPLGVSYFPAVIPKGTLMYHSGSGVPTTFEWLAMDYEFSYSFGLRSPAYGRRSLERKHGRPGNGTRGNHPPPPPPPDKGGQGSQKMLTYRAARDLNKFLYLDGASAAKTDSGEMDTQLMLSNVIKKKLKLPDDDEDEERAERLYAARICKWGKPFGLDGIIRVEVGFEVVLCDFSGDNVELVSILDMVHPNQYLDLPSPTVISKEEGWPLDDNGKLVEEQLTDDQKAILEREDGWAKILSNFDAVKSFNWIRAGAAHDDGENRIHLDYRYLVSGINRTYIAPDPNNRRLLNDGMTWEKQLEMVDDLEKALKVGFDASRSMNWQVALDELVAKFAPLLKTVSAILNRTGDINEYVAINATALTLNFCLRFEAADNNRDQFGSGKDFAIYQYVSPYQDLTTDADFLIWSSTVSVVKEIVDVVYKVNDLLVPEVQSFMKDNRTSSDLERHVETARTAVNGLIESLGWIELNYRCERQCNWDEVCYTPSWGPSPMGMTKPSSHHGGLGMHFDESRQRLVINSGLQCISIDDLLGNHNNQRFP
- the SMKI01G0940 gene encoding formate dehydrogenase; this encodes MPKGKILLVLYEGGKHAEEQEKLLGCIENELGIRKFVEEQGYELITTTDKDPEPDSTVDRELKDAEIVITTPFFPAYISRNRIAKAPNLKLCVTAGVGSDHVDLEAANERKITVTEVTGSNVVSVAEHVMATILVLIRNYNGGHQQAINGEWDIAGVAKNEYDLEDKVVSTVGAGRIGYRVLERLVAFNPKKLLYYDYQELPAEAISRLNEASKLFNGRGDIVQRVEKLEDMVSQSDVVTINCPLHEDSKGLFNRELISHMKDGAYLVNTARGAICVAEDVAEAVRSGKLAGYGGDVWDKQPAPKDHPWRSMDNKDRVGNAMTVHISGTSLDAQKRYAQGVKNILNSYLSKKYDYRPQDVIVQNGLYATKAYGQK